The Cohnella abietis genome has a segment encoding these proteins:
- a CDS encoding NUDIX hydrolase, with protein sequence MLKWTICFIKRGNELLLLNRTSEPGMGRWNGVGGKIEDKETPIESVIRETKEETGISIFEPRYSGQVTWISNGQKTGMYCYIAEVNNEFIYNTPVEVQEGILSWKKLEWVFHPKNKGVLPHLKEFLPIMFSNFSIYEHFCTFENDILVNHELIQLV encoded by the coding sequence ATGCTTAAATGGACAATTTGCTTCATCAAACGTGGGAACGAGCTTCTACTATTAAATAGAACAAGCGAGCCAGGCATGGGACGATGGAATGGCGTCGGGGGCAAAATTGAGGATAAAGAAACTCCAATTGAATCTGTTATTAGAGAAACCAAAGAAGAAACCGGAATATCAATATTTGAACCTAGGTACTCAGGCCAAGTAACATGGATTAGTAATGGTCAAAAAACAGGAATGTATTGCTATATTGCAGAAGTTAATAATGAATTTATATATAACACTCCTGTTGAAGTACAAGAGGGAATACTCTCTTGGAAAAAATTAGAGTGGGTGTTCCATCCAAAAAACAAAGGCGTTCTACCCCATTTGAAGGAATTCTTGCCGATAATGTTTAGTAATTTTAGTATTTATGAACACTTTTGTACTTTTGAAAATGATATTTTAGTAAATCATGAGCTAATACAACTTGTTTAA
- a CDS encoding DNA cytosine methyltransferase: MSYNAISLFSGAMGLDLGIEKAGFDIRVCVEMDKLAAKTIVENSNIPVINKDINDVTTDEILKTASLKKEEVFLVVGGPPCQAFSTAGARRGLEDFRGNVISNYLRVIKEIEPQFFILENVRGILSTEMSFVPEEYKEYENIVNLKGSVVYFLTKEFEKYGYSVSFSLFNSANYGVPQKRERVIMFGHKGKRIPLPSPTHSATGEETGHKWVTFGEAIEGLNEEDMSFSELSEKMKHYLGFLSGGQYWKHLPKDIVEEAMGNSYHLGGGKTGFYRRLSFNEPSPTLVTSPSMPATMLTHPENLRPLSTQEYARIQQFPDHWRFQGKMLNIYKQIGNAVPVGLGHVAGKTIMDFHLGNYDQDREMKNKIPYSRYKNCSDFEFLPLFEKEIEKQKSLTIEDNQLELVLELV, encoded by the coding sequence ATGAGTTATAATGCAATATCTTTATTTTCAGGGGCTATGGGACTTGATTTGGGGATTGAAAAAGCGGGGTTTGATATAAGAGTTTGTGTCGAAATGGACAAGCTAGCAGCTAAAACGATTGTTGAAAACAGCAATATTCCGGTGATAAATAAGGATATTAATGATGTTACTACTGATGAAATATTGAAAACAGCGAGTTTAAAAAAGGAGGAAGTCTTCTTAGTTGTAGGTGGCCCGCCTTGCCAAGCATTTAGCACTGCAGGCGCTCGCAGGGGTTTGGAGGATTTCAGAGGGAATGTTATTAGCAATTATTTAAGAGTAATCAAAGAAATCGAACCCCAATTTTTTATATTAGAAAATGTTCGAGGTATTCTTTCAACTGAGATGAGTTTTGTCCCAGAAGAATACAAAGAATATGAGAACATTGTTAATCTTAAAGGCAGTGTAGTATATTTTTTAACTAAGGAATTTGAGAAATACGGTTATTCAGTTAGTTTTAGTTTGTTTAATAGTGCTAACTATGGAGTGCCCCAAAAGCGAGAGCGTGTAATTATGTTTGGACACAAAGGGAAAAGAATACCTTTGCCAAGTCCGACACACTCAGCAACAGGGGAAGAAACTGGGCATAAATGGGTTACTTTCGGCGAAGCAATAGAAGGTTTAAACGAAGAAGATATGAGTTTTAGTGAACTCTCTGAAAAAATGAAACATTACCTTGGATTTCTAAGTGGTGGTCAATATTGGAAGCATCTGCCGAAGGATATTGTTGAAGAAGCAATGGGCAACTCATATCATCTTGGCGGGGGGAAAACAGGATTTTATCGCCGCTTAAGCTTTAATGAGCCATCACCAACTTTGGTGACTAGTCCTTCTATGCCTGCAACCATGTTAACACACCCAGAAAATCTCAGACCCCTGTCAACCCAAGAGTACGCGAGAATTCAGCAATTTCCAGACCATTGGAGATTCCAAGGGAAGATGTTGAACATATATAAACAGATTGGAAATGCTGTTCCAGTTGGCTTAGGGCACGTTGCTGGAAAAACTATAATGGATTTTCACTTAGGAAACTATGATCAGGATAGAGAAATGAAGAATAAAATCCCATACTCAAGATATAAAAATTGTTCTGATTTTGAATTTTTACCGCTTTTTGAGAAAGAAATTGAAAAACAAAAGTCTCTCACAATAGAAGATAACCAGCTCGAATTAGTACTTGAGTTAGTCTAA